In Candidatus Cybelea sp., the following are encoded in one genomic region:
- a CDS encoding multicopper oxidase domain-containing protein, with the protein MRTLCVSVFFLLVVLVGSTSVERAVGQVRTYYIAADEVTWNYAPAGIDEVTGKPLDAMERPYAVQDSHHIGSSYRKAIYREYTDATFTTQKQRPAGDAYLGFVGPIIHAEVGDTIHVVFKNNASRPYSIHPHGVFYEKNAEGMAYNDGSSSTDKMSGAVAPGRTYTYVWQVPERAGPGPNDPSSIVWLYHSHVNEQKDVDSGLVGAIVVTARGMAKPDGTPKDVDREVVAVYHIVNENQSWYFMNNVATYTPKLKKPQRAESIPLDSNGAFTLNGSGFVDGNFKFSINGYIYANGPKITMKQGERVRWYVVDIGNGFDFHTPHWHGNTVLWNKQRTDVLALMPAQMLTVDMVPDDPGTWLFHCHVADHMDGGMSAFYQVIP; encoded by the coding sequence ATGCGCACTCTTTGTGTCAGCGTCTTCTTTTTGTTAGTCGTACTGGTGGGCAGTACGAGCGTCGAACGCGCCGTCGGTCAGGTGCGAACCTACTACATTGCCGCCGACGAGGTGACGTGGAACTACGCGCCGGCCGGCATCGACGAGGTTACCGGCAAGCCGCTCGACGCGATGGAGCGCCCGTACGCGGTGCAAGACTCGCACCACATCGGCAGCAGCTACCGCAAGGCGATCTATCGGGAATATACCGACGCCACGTTCACGACGCAAAAGCAGCGTCCGGCCGGCGATGCGTATCTCGGCTTTGTCGGGCCGATCATCCACGCCGAAGTCGGCGACACGATTCACGTCGTCTTCAAGAACAACGCCTCGCGCCCGTACAGCATTCACCCGCACGGCGTCTTCTACGAGAAGAACGCTGAAGGCATGGCATACAACGACGGCAGCTCGTCGACCGACAAAATGAGCGGCGCGGTCGCGCCGGGCCGGACGTACACCTACGTGTGGCAGGTTCCCGAACGCGCCGGGCCCGGTCCCAACGACCCGAGTTCAATCGTTTGGCTCTACCACTCGCACGTCAACGAGCAGAAGGACGTCGATAGCGGTTTAGTCGGTGCGATCGTCGTGACCGCGCGCGGCATGGCCAAACCGGACGGCACGCCCAAGGACGTCGATCGCGAAGTCGTAGCGGTCTACCACATCGTCAACGAAAATCAGAGCTGGTACTTCATGAATAACGTCGCGACGTACACGCCGAAACTAAAGAAACCGCAGCGAGCCGAGTCGATCCCGCTCGACTCCAACGGGGCCTTCACCCTCAACGGCAGCGGCTTCGTCGACGGCAACTTCAAGTTTTCGATCAACGGCTACATCTATGCAAACGGCCCGAAGATCACGATGAAGCAGGGCGAGCGCGTGCGCTGGTACGTGGTCGACATCGGCAACGGCTTCGATTTCCACACGCCGCACTGGCACGGCAACACCGTGCTATGGAATAAGCAGAGAACCGACGTGCTCGCGTTGATGCCCGCGCAGATGCTGACCGTCGACATGGTTCCCGACGATCCCGGGACCTGGCTCTTCCACTGTCACGTCGCCGACCACATGGACGGCGGCATGAGCGCCTTCTATCAGGTAATTCCGTAA
- a CDS encoding YceI family protein: MRNYLCALLLSAALVGAAPVGREIDTAKSSAQFSVAHIWVERVVGTVPILRGSVTLDTGSIIPVSATAVLDATRIKTDAPDRDRSLMSPDFFDSSKFPNWTFVSTRIVPKTLTTFEMDGNLTIHGVTQPEQLNVTATGTAAQPAYRAEGEIDRHAFGMARTQLDPTIGNSADVTLNIVVK; the protein is encoded by the coding sequence ATGAGAAACTATCTTTGCGCGCTTCTTCTCTCGGCGGCTCTCGTTGGCGCGGCCCCGGTGGGTCGCGAGATCGATACGGCCAAGTCGAGCGCGCAGTTCAGCGTCGCGCACATCTGGGTCGAGCGGGTCGTGGGCACGGTGCCGATCCTGCGCGGCAGCGTTACGCTCGACACCGGCTCAATCATCCCCGTGAGCGCGACCGCGGTGCTCGATGCGACTCGCATCAAAACCGACGCGCCCGATCGCGACCGCTCGCTGATGTCGCCGGATTTCTTCGACTCGTCGAAGTTTCCGAACTGGACGTTCGTCAGCACCCGCATCGTGCCCAAGACGCTGACGACGTTCGAGATGGACGGCAACCTGACGATCCACGGCGTCACTCAACCCGAACAACTCAACGTCACGGCGACCGGAACGGCGGCGCAACCCGCATACCGCGCGGAAGGGGAGATCGACCGCCACGCGTTTGGCATGGCGCGCACGCAACTCGATCCGACGATCGGCAACAGCGCCGACGTTACGCTCAACATCGTTGTGAAATAG
- a CDS encoding DMT family protein, with amino-acid sequence MPAFLARYPVIATVILLTFSNLFMTIAWYGHLKNTKSPLVLAIAASWGIALLEYCFQVPANRIGYGALTLTQLKILQEVVTLIVFTVFAIVVFGQIPKWNYAVSYLFIIGAVYFAFKG; translated from the coding sequence ATGCCTGCATTCCTTGCCCGGTATCCCGTTATCGCGACCGTGATCTTGTTGACGTTCTCGAATCTCTTCATGACCATCGCCTGGTACGGGCACTTGAAGAACACGAAAAGCCCGCTCGTTCTCGCGATTGCAGCGAGCTGGGGTATTGCATTGCTCGAATACTGCTTTCAGGTTCCGGCGAATCGAATCGGTTACGGCGCCCTGACGCTGACTCAGTTGAAGATACTGCAGGAGGTAGTCACGCTGATCGTCTTTACCGTCTTCGCGATCGTCGTTTTCGGCCAGATCCCGAAGTGGAACTACGCCGTCAGCTACCTGTTCATCATCGGCGCAGTATACTTCGCGTTTAAGGGCTAG
- a CDS encoding alkaline phosphatase family protein: protein MNRLYSARLAVLLAFTFPLAACSGGLPYMQNGNPLHHLTGTGAGKITHVVYIVQENRSFDDLFHGYPGADTVDSGAISTGEKIKLRPVPLSDQYVIDHSADAMFAACNAPKGELPGTHCRMNGFNNEESFGGPFLYPEYAYVPRRDSQPYFDMAHEGVLADRMFQSQLDESFVAHQYIIAAQAAWSVDLPYSKWGCGGGRYNKVATITIDRNPNGTPQPPCFEYQTLGDELDAAHLSWRFYASSYGSESSGSGGVWSSYQAVAHIYRGPDWKKNVISPNWKFLTDVRAGKLANFTWITPVCDDSDHVNCPGGYGPSWVAALVNAVGQSKFWNSTAIFIQWDDWGGLYDHVAPAHLDRDSLGFRVPLIVMSPYAKQGFVSHVPYETASVLRFAEDLYGLGQLAPADRRAASPAADCFDFNASPRKFVKIAAPLPPKFFMDRSGDTDFAPDYE, encoded by the coding sequence ATGAATCGTCTTTATTCAGCACGCCTTGCGGTGCTGCTGGCGTTCACATTCCCGCTCGCGGCATGCTCGGGCGGCCTCCCGTACATGCAAAACGGCAACCCGCTGCACCACCTCACCGGAACAGGTGCCGGCAAGATTACCCACGTCGTCTACATCGTGCAAGAGAACCGCAGCTTCGACGACCTGTTCCACGGTTATCCGGGTGCCGATACCGTCGACAGCGGCGCCATCTCCACCGGTGAGAAGATCAAGCTGCGCCCGGTGCCGCTGAGCGATCAGTACGTGATCGACCACTCGGCCGACGCGATGTTCGCCGCCTGCAACGCGCCCAAGGGCGAACTGCCGGGCACGCACTGCCGGATGAATGGCTTCAACAACGAAGAGAGTTTCGGCGGTCCATTTCTTTACCCGGAGTACGCCTACGTGCCTCGCAGAGACTCGCAGCCCTACTTCGATATGGCGCACGAAGGCGTTTTGGCCGACCGGATGTTCCAATCGCAGCTTGATGAGAGCTTCGTCGCGCACCAGTACATCATCGCCGCGCAGGCCGCCTGGAGCGTCGACCTGCCCTACAGCAAGTGGGGCTGCGGCGGCGGCCGTTATAACAAGGTTGCGACGATCACGATCGATCGCAACCCCAACGGGACGCCGCAGCCGCCCTGTTTCGAATATCAGACGCTCGGCGACGAGCTCGATGCTGCGCACCTCTCGTGGCGCTTCTACGCGAGCAGTTACGGCAGTGAGTCGAGCGGAAGCGGCGGAGTCTGGTCGAGTTATCAGGCCGTCGCACACATCTATCGCGGCCCCGATTGGAAGAAGAACGTCATCTCCCCGAACTGGAAATTCCTCACCGACGTTCGCGCCGGCAAGCTCGCGAACTTTACCTGGATAACGCCGGTCTGCGACGACTCCGACCACGTAAACTGCCCCGGCGGCTACGGGCCGTCGTGGGTCGCAGCGTTGGTGAACGCCGTCGGTCAGAGTAAATTCTGGAACTCTACCGCGATCTTCATTCAGTGGGACGACTGGGGCGGCTTGTACGATCACGTCGCGCCCGCCCACCTCGATCGCGACAGTTTGGGCTTTCGTGTTCCGCTGATCGTGATGTCGCCGTACGCCAAACAGGGCTTCGTGTCGCACGTGCCCTACGAAACCGCGAGCGTCTTGCGCTTCGCCGAGGATCTTTACGGCCTTGGGCAGCTCGCTCCGGCCGATCGGCGCGCAGCCTCTCCGGCCGCCGACTGCTTTGATTTCAACGCCAGCCCGCGCAAATTCGTGAAGATTGCGGCGCCATTGCCGCCGAAGTTCTTCATGGATCGGTCGGGCGACACCGATTTCGCACCCGATTACGAATAA
- a CDS encoding 4a-hydroxytetrahydrobiopterin dehydratase: MTELAAKVCVPCRGGVPPLDDAQIAPLLAQIDAGWQVVERDDPKHLRVKVLTRTYRFKDFAEAMAAAVRVGEMAEEQQHHPDLRVAWGRLGVEVWTHKIGGLTESDFIFAAKCDRLTRPGTTEAGSGETWGV, encoded by the coding sequence ATGACCGAACTTGCTGCGAAGGTTTGTGTGCCGTGCCGAGGTGGAGTTCCACCCTTGGACGATGCGCAGATTGCGCCGCTTCTCGCCCAGATCGACGCGGGGTGGCAGGTCGTCGAGCGCGACGATCCCAAGCATCTACGCGTGAAGGTCCTGACGCGAACCTACCGTTTCAAGGACTTTGCCGAAGCGATGGCCGCGGCGGTGCGCGTCGGCGAGATGGCCGAAGAGCAACAGCACCATCCCGATCTGCGGGTGGCGTGGGGGCGCCTGGGCGTCGAAGTGTGGACGCACAAGATCGGCGGCTTGACCGAGAGCGACTTTATTTTCGCCGCGAAGTGCGACCGGCTCACACGCCCCGGCACCACCGAAGCGGGTTCGGGGGAAACCTGGGGCGTGTAG
- a CDS encoding CrcB family protein translates to MRGILPFLAVGLGAGLGGICRYAVGLFFLARFGPGFPLGTLFINVSGSFCIGVVAVLVQTRALGFHPLLGVALTAGLLGGYTTFSSFAYEALTLGSEREWRLSLAYALGSVILGVLACYLGIVAARLVSRPA, encoded by the coding sequence ATGAGAGGCATCCTTCCTTTTCTTGCGGTCGGCCTCGGTGCGGGACTCGGCGGGATCTGCCGCTATGCCGTCGGACTCTTCTTCCTCGCGCGCTTCGGTCCGGGATTTCCGCTCGGCACGCTCTTCATTAACGTCAGCGGATCGTTTTGTATCGGTGTCGTCGCCGTGCTCGTTCAGACGCGCGCGCTCGGGTTCCATCCGCTGCTCGGCGTCGCGTTAACGGCGGGATTGCTCGGCGGCTACACGACGTTCTCGAGCTTCGCGTACGAGGCGTTGACGCTCGGCAGCGAACGCGAGTGGCGCCTGAGCCTCGCGTACGCGCTCGGCAGCGTCATCCTCGGCGTACTGGCATGCTACTTGGGCATCGTCGCCGCACGCCTGGTGAGTCGCCCAGCATGA
- a CDS encoding DUF190 domain-containing protein — translation MKSEGTGKLLRIFVGESDRWGYQPLYTAIVEAARKAGMGGATVFKGIEGYGGHSVVHAARVIDFSSDLPVLVEIVDTQEHIAAFLPTLDEMVKEGLVTLETVEIIAYRAGEPKRR, via the coding sequence GTGAAGAGTGAGGGCACCGGGAAGCTGCTGCGTATCTTCGTTGGCGAGAGCGACCGGTGGGGCTATCAGCCGCTCTACACCGCGATCGTCGAAGCGGCGCGCAAAGCGGGAATGGGCGGCGCAACCGTCTTCAAGGGAATCGAAGGGTACGGCGGTCACTCGGTCGTGCACGCGGCGCGCGTTATCGATTTCTCCTCGGACCTGCCGGTGCTCGTCGAAATCGTCGATACGCAGGAGCACATCGCCGCTTTTCTGCCGACGCTGGACGAGATGGTCAAAGAGGGGCTGGTTACGCTGGAAACCGTCGAGATTATCGCCTATCGCGCGGGCGAGCCGAAGAGGCGATGA
- a CDS encoding alpha/beta hydrolase — MVRRARPGRRPSGTRRYEPELTVLFVHGWQADRSVWGGVIAALGPDARAVDVDLRGSGELRDIPGPFTVERFAADLREIVERLEDPGPVVVVGHSMGAMVAMRLAIDAPELVAALVLVAPVPASGAGFSEKGANHLRATVRDREAARKWLTRTFHNTPEADEFERLCEAAERGDPDAALESFESWTNADFAEETQKISAPAVVIAPEHDTPEIYERKVAALLPNARFVLLRNCGHYAIIERPEAIAQEIAAVIRRL, encoded by the coding sequence GTGGTTCGACGTGCTCGACCTGGACGAAGGCCGTCCGGTACCCGTCGCTACGAGCCTGAACTGACCGTTTTATTCGTCCACGGCTGGCAAGCCGATCGCTCGGTCTGGGGCGGCGTTATCGCCGCCCTCGGGCCCGACGCACGCGCCGTCGACGTAGACTTGCGCGGCAGCGGCGAGCTGCGTGATATTCCTGGGCCGTTTACCGTCGAACGATTCGCCGCCGACTTGCGCGAGATCGTTGAGCGGCTTGAAGATCCCGGCCCCGTCGTCGTCGTGGGACATTCGATGGGTGCGATGGTTGCGATGCGTTTAGCAATCGACGCGCCGGAGCTCGTTGCGGCGCTGGTACTCGTCGCGCCCGTTCCAGCAAGCGGCGCCGGCTTCTCCGAGAAGGGCGCGAATCATCTTCGCGCAACCGTCCGGGATCGTGAAGCCGCGCGCAAGTGGCTGACGCGCACGTTTCACAACACGCCCGAAGCCGATGAGTTCGAACGCCTCTGCGAAGCCGCGGAGCGCGGCGACCCTGACGCCGCGCTCGAGAGCTTTGAGTCGTGGACGAACGCCGATTTTGCCGAAGAGACACAAAAGATTTCGGCGCCCGCCGTCGTCATCGCGCCCGAGCACGATACTCCGGAGATATACGAACGAAAAGTCGCAGCGCTACTTCCGAACGCGCGGTTCGTGCTTCTGCGCAATTGCGGCCACTACGCAATCATAGAGCGGCCCGAGGCGATCGCACAGGAGATCGCCGCCGTCATTCGGAGACTCTAG
- a CDS encoding DUF5069 domain-containing protein — protein MDLTIEKPRSAKDRLIGLVSLKRVIDKAKAYNEGHLGDYDYDCPHDKPLFEFLGTTGPEFASKVKELQTDDAIADWVQAQFLSKKTAQEIERFNNDRMHWHPEPGSHSAEYFDNLREQVAPGRKEIVTWFDVLDLDEGRPVPVATSLN, from the coding sequence ATGGACTTAACAATTGAAAAGCCGCGCAGCGCCAAGGACAGGCTGATCGGGCTCGTCTCGCTCAAGCGCGTCATCGACAAGGCCAAGGCCTATAACGAGGGGCACCTCGGCGACTACGATTACGACTGCCCGCACGACAAGCCGCTCTTTGAGTTTCTGGGAACGACCGGGCCCGAGTTCGCGAGCAAAGTCAAGGAGCTACAAACCGACGACGCGATCGCGGATTGGGTGCAGGCGCAGTTCCTCTCAAAAAAGACCGCCCAAGAGATCGAACGATTCAACAACGACCGGATGCATTGGCATCCCGAGCCAGGTTCGCACTCGGCGGAGTACTTCGACAACCTGCGCGAGCAAGTTGCGCCGGGGCGAAAAGAGATCGTCACGTGGTTCGACGTGCTCGACCTGGACGAAGGCCGTCCGGTACCCGTCGCTACGAGCCTGAACTGA
- a CDS encoding alkaline phosphatase family protein: MRALAGTGAGKIEHVVYVIQENRSFNGMFEGFPNAYTVSRGKNSRGKTVVLQPISLKRLYDIDHSAGAMFEACNAPAGDLPGTHCRMNGFDREVASYGAPANPQYVYIDHNESKPYFDMAHEWVLADRMFASQLDESFVAHQYIIAAQAKSSVNIPAGPWGCPGGPGDKVQTITRKRGMGPVQTPCFNYTTLGDELDNAGLSWRFYTSTFNYPTSGLWSGYQAIDHIYNGPDWKKDVITPQKRFLTDVGSGKLAAFSWITPLCPDSDHVACGGGYGPSWVATVVNAVGESKFWNSTVIFVQWDDWGGLYDPVPPPYRDYDSLGFRVPLMVISPYAKHDYVSHVQYETAGVLKFAEDLFGLPSLAAADRRAHSPAADTLDFTQAPRKFVPIRSPKGLKFFLNQGDDGQAPDYE; the protein is encoded by the coding sequence ATGCGCGCACTTGCAGGCACCGGCGCCGGCAAGATCGAGCACGTCGTCTACGTCATACAAGAGAACCGCAGCTTCAATGGAATGTTCGAGGGGTTTCCGAACGCGTATACCGTTTCGCGCGGAAAGAACTCGCGCGGCAAGACCGTCGTGCTCCAACCGATAAGCCTCAAGAGGCTGTACGACATCGATCACTCGGCCGGAGCAATGTTCGAGGCGTGCAACGCGCCGGCCGGCGACCTTCCCGGAACCCACTGCAGAATGAACGGCTTCGATCGCGAGGTTGCGTCGTACGGCGCGCCCGCGAATCCGCAGTACGTCTACATCGACCACAACGAGTCGAAGCCGTACTTCGACATGGCGCACGAATGGGTGCTGGCGGACCGGATGTTCGCTTCCCAGCTAGACGAGAGTTTCGTGGCGCACCAATACATCATCGCGGCGCAGGCGAAATCGAGCGTTAATATTCCCGCCGGTCCGTGGGGATGCCCCGGCGGACCGGGCGACAAGGTGCAGACGATCACCCGCAAGCGCGGGATGGGTCCCGTGCAAACGCCGTGCTTCAATTACACGACGCTCGGCGATGAACTCGACAATGCGGGGCTTTCGTGGCGCTTCTACACGAGCACGTTCAACTATCCGACGAGCGGCCTGTGGTCGGGCTACCAGGCCATCGACCACATCTACAACGGCCCGGACTGGAAGAAAGACGTTATCACGCCGCAGAAGCGCTTTCTCACCGACGTCGGCAGTGGGAAGCTCGCGGCGTTTAGCTGGATTACGCCGCTCTGTCCGGATTCCGACCACGTTGCCTGCGGCGGCGGATATGGCCCGTCGTGGGTTGCAACCGTCGTCAACGCCGTGGGCGAGAGCAAGTTCTGGAACTCAACGGTCATTTTCGTCCAGTGGGACGATTGGGGCGGCCTTTACGATCCGGTGCCTCCGCCTTATCGCGACTACGACAGCCTCGGATTCCGCGTTCCGCTGATGGTGATCTCGCCCTACGCGAAGCACGACTACGTCTCGCACGTCCAATACGAGACGGCCGGCGTGCTGAAGTTCGCCGAGGACCTCTTTGGATTGCCATCGCTCGCCGCCGCCGACCGGCGCGCCCACTCGCCCGCCGCCGACACGCTCGATTTTACTCAAGCGCCACGCAAGTTCGTGCCGATCAGATCGCCCAAGGGGCTCAAGTTCTTCCTGAATCAAGGCGACGACGGGCAAGCCCCGGACTACGAATAG
- the bla gene encoding class A beta-lactamase, producing the protein MRRISFLRASGGALAALTNATLPQLAAAQNNDEPPFAQLEQRYGGRLGVSAIDTQTGRAAAYRENERFPMCSTFKFFLVADVLSHVEAGTIKTGQWVRYGPSDLLGYAPVTRAHVAQGGMTVDALCAAAIELSDNTAANLLLSLVGGPAGATAYVRGLGDEVTRLDRREPDLNSAIPGDPRDTTSPLAMRGLMNAILFGASLNVTSVSQLVGWMLKCQTGLDRLRAGLPKSWKIGDKSGNGRNEATNDIAVAWPPRLKPLLITTYYVGSKASSEELTAVFRSVAEYIARALTT; encoded by the coding sequence GTGCGGCGCATTTCATTCCTGCGCGCTTCCGGGGGCGCGCTCGCGGCACTGACGAACGCAACGCTGCCGCAGCTCGCCGCGGCGCAGAACAACGACGAACCGCCGTTCGCGCAGCTGGAGCAACGGTATGGCGGTCGACTTGGGGTCTCGGCGATCGATACCCAAACGGGCCGCGCCGCAGCCTATCGCGAGAACGAGCGCTTTCCGATGTGCAGCACGTTTAAGTTCTTCCTCGTCGCCGACGTGCTTTCGCACGTCGAAGCCGGAACGATAAAAACCGGCCAGTGGGTGCGCTACGGCCCCAGCGATCTGCTCGGATACGCGCCGGTAACCCGCGCTCACGTCGCCCAGGGCGGCATGACCGTAGATGCGCTCTGCGCAGCGGCAATCGAGCTCAGCGACAACACCGCCGCAAATCTCTTGCTCTCGCTCGTCGGTGGACCGGCCGGGGCTACCGCCTACGTGCGCGGCCTCGGCGACGAGGTTACGCGGCTGGATCGCCGCGAGCCCGATCTCAACAGCGCGATTCCCGGCGACCCGCGCGATACCACGTCGCCGCTTGCGATGCGCGGGCTGATGAACGCCATCTTATTCGGTGCGTCGCTGAACGTAACGAGTGTCAGCCAGCTCGTCGGGTGGATGCTCAAGTGCCAAACCGGCCTCGACCGCTTGCGGGCGGGGCTGCCGAAATCGTGGAAGATCGGCGACAAGAGCGGCAATGGCCGTAACGAAGCGACCAACGATATCGCGGTCGCGTGGCCACCGCGGCTTAAACCCCTGTTGATTACGACGTACTACGTCGGTTCGAAGGCCTCCTCAGAAGAGCTTACGGCGGTCTTTCGAAGCGTCGCCGAGTACATCGCACGCGCTCTCACGACGTAG
- a CDS encoding YciI family protein translates to MRFVVLVKASKDSEAGVLPSAELLNEMGKFNEQLVKDGVMLAGEGLRPSSEGKRLRFDGGRTTVIDGPFAETKELVAGFWIVQGKSKEEIVERFTHAPFSNGESLEIRPFYELEDFGENITPEIAARQERLAEQMK, encoded by the coding sequence ATGAGATTCGTGGTCCTAGTGAAGGCAAGCAAAGACAGCGAGGCGGGCGTCCTTCCGTCGGCCGAGCTCCTCAACGAGATGGGCAAGTTCAACGAGCAGCTGGTCAAAGACGGCGTGATGCTCGCCGGCGAGGGCCTGAGGCCCTCATCGGAAGGCAAGCGGCTGCGCTTCGACGGCGGGCGGACGACGGTCATCGACGGGCCATTCGCCGAAACGAAGGAGCTGGTCGCCGGCTTCTGGATCGTTCAGGGTAAGTCGAAGGAAGAGATCGTCGAGCGCTTCACGCACGCACCGTTCTCCAACGGCGAGAGCCTCGAGATCCGGCCGTTCTACGAACTCGAGGACTTCGGTGAGAACATCACCCCCGAGATCGCCGCGCGTCAAGAGCGCCTTGCGGAGCAAATGAAGTGA
- a CDS encoding YciI family protein has product MKVLSIVTIDRTNGHPHNDPTLPQRMGTLIQEMRTKGALVDTGGRDTDMLELSIARKNGQTSVTDGPFAESKEVVGGFALMDVKDRDDAIAWTKRFLGVLGTGTCYLHEVSPTP; this is encoded by the coding sequence GTGAAGGTCCTCTCGATCGTTACCATCGACCGCACCAACGGTCACCCGCATAACGACCCCACGCTTCCGCAGCGCATGGGCACGCTGATCCAAGAGATGCGCACGAAAGGGGCGCTGGTCGACACCGGCGGACGCGACACCGATATGCTCGAGCTCTCGATCGCGCGCAAGAACGGCCAAACGAGCGTCACCGATGGGCCGTTTGCCGAATCGAAGGAAGTCGTCGGCGGCTTCGCTCTCATGGACGTAAAGGATCGCGATGACGCGATCGCCTGGACGAAGCGCTTCCTCGGCGTCCTCGGCACCGGGACGTGCTACCTTCACGAGGTTTCGCCGACGCCATAG
- a CDS encoding RNA polymerase sigma factor: MSSGDPRGTLAAIWRIESPKLIASLSRMLRDVGRAEDLAQDAFVAALSQWPGEGIPRNPGAWLMTTAKRRAIDQIRRDKTLHVDSDATSSPSGVTLSLSKGAVEPDFADSYEEIDDDMLRLMFVACHPVVSKEAHVALTLKLVGGLTTAEIARAFLVPEPTIAQRIVRAKRTLFEARVPFEVPSGPERLVRLASILETIYLIFNEGYAATAGDDVLRPELVEDALRLGRMLAALVPNESEVLGLVALMEIQASRMGARVGPSGEPILLLDQDRSRWNRLLISRGRNALAKAQELGTSLGPYALQSAIAACHARAATPEETDWERIAALYDALGQLTPTPVVELNRAVAVGMAFGPQAGLEIANALLDQPSLRNYHLLPAVRADLLFKLGRLSEARSEFERAAALARNSRDRTLLLARASECHP; encoded by the coding sequence GTGAGCAGCGGCGACCCTCGCGGCACGCTCGCGGCTATTTGGCGGATCGAATCGCCAAAGCTGATCGCGAGCCTCTCGCGGATGCTGCGCGACGTCGGACGAGCGGAAGATCTGGCGCAGGATGCCTTCGTTGCGGCGCTCTCGCAGTGGCCCGGCGAAGGCATCCCGCGCAATCCGGGCGCGTGGCTGATGACCACCGCGAAACGCCGTGCGATCGATCAGATTCGCCGTGACAAAACGCTGCACGTCGACTCCGATGCCACCTCGAGCCCCTCCGGTGTCACCCTGAGCTTGTCGAAGGGTGCAGTGGAACCCGACTTCGCCGACTCCTACGAGGAAATCGATGATGACATGCTGCGTTTGATGTTCGTCGCCTGCCATCCGGTGGTTTCGAAGGAAGCGCACGTCGCGCTGACGCTCAAATTGGTCGGCGGCTTGACGACTGCCGAGATCGCGCGTGCCTTTCTCGTTCCCGAACCCACGATCGCACAGCGCATAGTACGCGCGAAGCGCACGCTTTTTGAAGCGCGCGTTCCCTTCGAGGTACCCTCCGGACCCGAACGATTGGTGCGCCTGGCGTCGATTCTTGAAACGATCTATCTAATTTTCAACGAAGGCTATGCCGCCACGGCGGGGGACGACGTCTTGCGTCCAGAGCTCGTCGAAGATGCCCTTCGGCTCGGGCGCATGCTCGCGGCGCTGGTGCCGAACGAAAGCGAAGTGTTGGGACTCGTCGCGCTGATGGAGATACAAGCCTCGCGCATGGGCGCTCGCGTCGGGCCTTCCGGCGAGCCCATTCTCTTGCTCGACCAAGATCGCAGCCGCTGGAATCGGCTGCTGATTAGCCGCGGCCGCAACGCGCTTGCCAAAGCTCAGGAACTTGGCACGTCGCTTGGACCGTACGCGTTGCAATCGGCGATCGCGGCCTGCCATGCTCGTGCCGCCACACCCGAGGAAACGGATTGGGAGCGCATTGCGGCTCTCTACGATGCGTTAGGCCAGCTGACGCCGACGCCGGTCGTCGAGCTCAACCGCGCGGTCGCCGTAGGTATGGCATTCGGCCCGCAAGCCGGCCTCGAAATCGCCAACGCGCTTCTCGATCAGCCGTCGCTGCGCAACTACCATCTGCTGCCGGCCGTTCGCGCCGATCTGCTCTTCAAACTGGGGCGATTGAGCGAAGCACGTTCGGAATTCGAGCGCGCCGCCGCACTCGCGCGCAACTCGCGCGACCGCACGCTGCTCCTAGCTCGCGCCTCTGAGTGTCACCCTTAG